Below is a genomic region from Tumebacillus amylolyticus.
CACGGAGACATCTCCGAGAGACTTCGTGATCGGCAGGCTTTCCGATACAACCGTGCCTGTATTGGGATCGATGGGAACCGGGGTCGGAGTCGGCGTAGACGGCGTGGTGCCCTGACCTGTGGAGTTGCCCGTACCGCCCTGTCCTTGGTTTTGCGAGGGCTGGTTCGTCGGGCTGCGATCTTGGGTATAAATTTTCACCGTGCTCGTTGCGGCGTCCCACTTCACGGTCAAACCGAGTCCCTCGCCCAATGCACGCAGCGGAACCATCGTGCGATTCTCGATGATCTGCGCAGGGACGTCGATCACTTTCCAGTCCGGCGTCATCGACAACCCGCTCGTCACCCCCATCGTCGCCGAGTTGATCGGGAAGATGACCGTTCGATCTCCCAAACTCACTTTCGCAGTCTGCAACACATCATCCCATTCCGTGTAGCCGCCGACCTGCTGCACGACTCCTCGCAACGGCACCAACACGCGATCATGATCCATGACCGCCGGGGTCGAAAGCAAGACTTCTTGGTCTTGCACCAACACTCGAATTTTCTGCGCGGCGCTCGCTGTGCCGCCGCTTATGCCTGACGCCAGCAGCGACGTTGCCAGTACGACTCCCGCTGCTGAACGAATCCATTTTTTCATAGCAATCCCTCCCGTGCCCAAGCAAAGTTCCTCTCTATCCATTCGCTCCCAAACCCGCCGAACCCTGCCTTCGTCCTTGAAAAAAAGCCCATGGCCGTGTGCCGGCTCATGGGCTTTTTTTAACGAGTTCGGCTCTAAATCATGAGCTCTCCCCGCGTCACCAACCGCTCAAATTCACGGGCGGGTACGGGCTTGCAATAGTAGAAGCCTTGGACTTTGTCACAGTCGATGGAACGCAAAAACTCCAACTGCTCCCCCGTCTCGACACCTTCGACGACAACGTCGAGGTTCAGACTGCGTGCCATCCAGCGAATCGCCGTTACGATGGAAGCGTCGTCCGGGTCGGTGGTGATGTCTTGGATGAACGAACGGTCGATTTTCAGCGTGTGAATCGGGAATTTCTTGAGGTAGCTGAGCGACGAGAACCCCGTGCCGAAATCGTCGATGGAGATGTGAACGCCAAGCCGCTCCAACTGCATGAGCTTTGAGATGACGAAATCGATGTTGTGCATCGCGATGCTCTCCGTGATCTCCAAATCGAGGTATTGCGGATGCAACTCCGTCTCTTGGAGAATCCGGCGCACTTTGTCCACCATGTCCATCTGCTGAAACTGGCTGGACGAGAGATTTACAGACACCTTGAAATATTGCGACTTCTCCACTTGCCATTGTCGGGCTTGTCGACACGCTTCCCGCAGTACCCATTCGCTGATCTGGGCGATGAGACCCGTTTCTTCGGCGAGCGGAATGAACTGCGCCGGAGAGACCAGACCGCGCTCCGGATGTTGCCAGCGCACCAACGCTTCCACACCGATCACAAGACCTGTGTTGATGTTGATCTGCGGCTGGTAGTAGACGACGAACTGCTCGCGTTCGAGCGCTTTGCGCAGGTCGTTTTCCAACTCCATGTACTGGAAGACTTGTTCGTTTTTGCCCGCTCGGTTGTGTTGGAAGTTGTTCTTGCCTTGGTCTTTGGCAATGTACATCGCCGTGTCGGCATGCTTGAGCAGCGTGTTGACATCACAGCCGTCCTCCGGGTAGAGCGCGATGCCGATGCTGGACGTGATGTGAAACTCGTAGCCGGCCACGAGAATCGGCGGCGTGAACGCGTTGAGAATCGACTGTGCCGTCTCCACCGCTTGATCCGGGTCGGTAAGCATCGGCATCAACAGGGCGAATTCATCTCCGCCGAGTCGAGCAACCGTATGCTCCGAGGCGATGCAACTGTCCAGACGTTCGGCCACTTCTTGGAGAATCTGGTCGCCAATCGCATGACCGAGCGACTCGTTGATCACTTTGAAGCGGTCGAGGTCGAGCATCATCACAGCCACCATCTGCTGTGCTTCTCTCGCGGCGTCCAGCGCATACTGAAGCCGATCGAGAAAGAGACGGCGATTGGGCAACTTCGTCAACGGGTCGTGGTAGGCGAGATGATAGATCATCTGCTCGTCCCGTTTGCGCTTGGTGATGTCCTTGGCGATGCCAAAGACACCGACGATCTCTTCGTTGATCACAATTGGAAAATTGGTGACCGACACGTGGACGCGCTCGCCGCTTTTGGTGAGGATCGGCATCTCATAGTACTGCGCTTCCCCACGCAGAGCTTTTTGCAGATGCACGTCGATGCGGTCGAGATCTTCGTCGGGAATCAGGTGGTCCGCCGAGCCGTTTTGCAACAATTCGGCTTCGGTGTATCCCGTCAACTTCTCCCAAGCGGGGTTGCCGCTTCGAAACTTGCCGTTCTCGTCAAAAGAGAACACGGCGTCGATGTTCTGTTCATAGAGCGATTTGTAGCGTTGTTCGCTTTCGGCGAGACGACGCTCTGCTTCCTTGCGCAACGTGATGTCGCGACCGACAATGACGAACCCGTCGATGTTCCCTGCATCGCTGAGCACCGGCATGCCGCGGACTTCAAGTTGCTTCCAACCGAATGTACTTCGAAAACGAAATTCGGCCTGTGCCTGTTTTTGGCTGACATGCATGTGCGCAATGACTTCCTGCACATGCGGTACGTCTTCCGGGTGAATGAATTGAAACGAAGAGGTGCCTTCGTAATACGCCGGTTCCTGTCCCAACACAAATGCGTGTGAAGGTGACGCGTACAGGATGGTTCCTTCGTTATCCAGCACGGCGATCATGTCGGTGACGTTCTCAATAATCAACCGGAAACGCTCGTCGCTGGCCCCAAACACACCATAGCCTAACTTTCGACCCCCGTCCATGGCGTAAACCCCTTTCCCTAACCCCTAAAAAAACTGCATGCCCCTACTTCAAATTCTACCACATCATAATATGAAATGATATTTATGGAGCATGAAAAAATAGCCCCTCTTTAAAGGAGTTTATCGAGAACAATTCCATACAACAAATGAGCGCCAACCCAGATGGCAAAAGGCGCTGTTTCGAAAGGATTGATGAGGTTCGGTGCAACAAGAGGCGCGAGGATAAAGTAAATGGCGGAGACGAGAGCACCGAAGAGGAGACCGTAGAGGGGGCTTCGACGAGTTAAACCCCGGGTTAGTTTGGCGTAAACGAAGGCAACCGCGACGGCAACCAAGAGATGCATCGCCCATTGCAGAAGCGGAGTGTTGAAGTCGGACAGCACCGGGGTGTAGGACAAATCGAGCAAGATCGCGTCAAGCGGATAGCCGGTGTATCGACGGAGAACGACCAAAAGCACCCCGAGAAAAAGCCCGCTGGCAAGACCTGCAAGAAGTATGCGCGGAGGTCTGGGGGTAAAAGCTTTCGATGGAGATGAGGTTGAAGAACGATCCGAGCTAGACTCCATAGAGAAACGCCTCCTTTCTCCCTGCATTCTACTGTATTCTACAAAAGGTCGTCTCCCTGCCCCTGCACACTCGCGAACTGCAACACGGCGGTCGTCCCCGCCCCTTGGCGGCTGTGGAATTTCAACTTGCCGCGCATCGCTTCGACGAGGCGGAACGTGGTCATCAACCCAAGCCCCGTGCCTTTGTCCTTCATGGAGTAATAGGGCGTTCCCAGACGCCTGACATGTTCTTGCGACATGCCGCAGCCGTTATCCACGACTCGAATTCGCACAGCGTCTTGGTGTCTGTCGGCGATCACTTTGACCTCCGCTTTGGCGGCTCCCATGCAGGCTTCGATGGCGTTTTTGGTGATGTTGAGCAAGCATTGTTGAAGTTTGCTCCGATCTCCTTCAATCACCAGACCCGGCTCCACTTCCAACACGAACTGCACGCCGGAAGCATTGGACAGCGGCAACACGATCGTCCCCAAACTCTCCACCAACGCCGACACGTCCACTGAATCAAACGTCTCAATCTGCGGCTTCGCAAACGACAAGTACTCCCCCAAGATCGACTCGGCACGGTCCAATTCCCCCATCACCAAGCCCATGTACTGACGATCTTGCTCCTTCAATTCCAAGCGCTCCTGCAGCAATTGCAAGAACCCGCGCACCACCGTCAGCGGATTGCGCACTTCATGTGCGACCGAAGCCGCCAATTCGCTGATGACCCCTGTTTTTTCAATGCGCATCAACTCGATTTCCACGCCGACTTTTTTAATGATCGCTTCGGCGAACAGACAGTTGACGAGCACACCAAGTACCACAAACACGATCAACAGCGGATACAGCCACGGATCGGGCCACGGCATTTTGTTCAAATGACGATAATAAAAGAAAAGCGCAGACGTAGTCCCCGTTCCAACGAGGGAGAACAAAATCGACAACGTGATTCTGCATCCGCTTTTTAACGGTCTTTTTCTCCCGAACCATGCCGCACACGCAGGCAAGATCATCATGAAGATCGCCGCACCCATCGCTCCCACGGCAAAGTCTCCGCCGATCACGAGCACTCGATAGGCCAGAAACAGCCCCAACGAGAGCAACCCCGAACCTAACCCGGAGTACATAAATGCCAAAACCAACGGAGCAAACCGCAAATCCCAATAGTACGAATTCCCCGCATCGAAAGCAAACGAACAACACAGAATCGCCGTCGCACCCCAGACGAGCCCGCTGATCAGCGGAGACTGAAACACGATCTGGGGAAAGCCCCTGCGCAGTTGTAAAAACTGAAAGACGATGCTTGGCAACATCACAATGAGAAGTTGTAAGAAGAGTTGTTGAAACACGGTGTTGAATCGACCTCCTTACTTCGGACTTACTGTATAGTTCAATGCGATTGAAACCTCTTCCTTTATTCTCCATAAAAAAACTCTCGGCTTCGCAGGGAAGCTCGAGAGTTTTTTCAGGACGAGAGGTCTTTGCCGCCGTTGAGAATTTTCCGCCCGAGAGCTTGGTCGCTCGGGGGCAACGTGACTTCGAGGGTGGAGTAGCCTTTGTAGTCGCCGCGTTCGTCCTTCTCCACTTTGATGATGCCGTAGGTGGGATAGGGCTTGGTGTAGAGCGTGTACGTGGCGCTCATGTGGTCCTCGGCTTCGCGCTTGTCCAGCGCGTCGCTTGGCAGGGCGACCAACGGGCTCGGTACGTGTTGACCCTTGGCAAATTGATCGGGGTCCATGACGCAACCCATGCAAAGCGAATACACGTAGGAGACTTTTTGATTCGCGTCTGCCGGATTCGTGTAATCGACGCCGGACCAGATGCCGGGGTTGCCAGTTTGCGTGGACTTCCAACTTGATGGGACGCCCGGTACGGCGTTGTTCTGCGGTAAGTTCTGCTCCGGCGGGGCCGGGGTGTTCGGCGGTTCGTTGGAATGCTCGATCCAGTAGGTATAGGCCAAATAGCCGGCCAAAACCAACCCCACGATCATCAGAGTGATGCCGATGGCTCTCCGTACTCGTACCATGCACGATCCCCTCCTGCCTCTAGGATGTGCAAATGGCAAGAGATTACATCCTCTTCGCCACCATCTTGTCCACCATTCGCTGCGGCAGGAATTTCAACAGGAGCAAGAGCGGCCGCAACCCTTTGCCGATCGGATGGCGCAGGGCGGGTTCCCGTTCCCGAAGCACGCGGGAGATCAGCGTGATGACTTCCCGAGGGTCGGAGCCTCGTTGATCCATGGCCTCGGCGTAGCGGGCCATTTTTTTCATCGCGGGTGCGTAGGGGGAATCGTCGACGATTTCACCGCCCCGTTCAATTCCTTTCGCCCAGATCGCCGTGCGGTACGACGCGGGTTCGACGAGCACGACTTGCACGCCGAACGGTCGCATCTCGTGACGCAGCGACTCGCTGAAGCCTTCAAGCGCGTACTTCGACGAGGTGTACGGGCTCATCCCCGGAAAACCGAAGCGTCCGGAGATGGAGGAGATCATGACGATCTTGCCCCGGCGACGTTCGCGCATCGACGGCAACACCGCTTTGGTCATCGCGACGGCACCGAAAAAATTCGTCTCGAACTGCTCCCGATACTCCTGCATCGAAATCTCCTCGATAAAACCTCCGTGCGCATATCCCGCGTTGTTGATCAAGACGTCAATCTGCCCGAGTCTTCCCAGGACGTCGTCCACCACGGACTGGATGCTGGCCTCGCTCGTTACGTCGAGAGGTTGAATCTCCATGTCGGCGAGCGACAGACCGGCTTCGCGGACGGCCTGCTTCAACGCCGTTTGTTTCGTGAGGTCGCGCATGGTGGCGACCACATAATACCCTTCGCGCAACAACGCCACGCTCGTCAGCAGTCCGAATCCGCTCGAAGTGCCCGTGATGAGAACGACCTTGCGATTCATGCCGGGCCTACTTCCACCACGTATCGAACACCGTCACCGGCGGGCGGCGTTTGTGTTCGGTCGCGAGGTAGCGTTTCTCGATGATCGCACGCGCGTCGTCGGCGATGGTCTTGCCTTCCAGATAGTCGTCAATCTGGTCGTAGGTGACGCCGAGCGCGTCTTCGTCCGGCAGGCTGGGACGATTTTCTTCGAGGTCGGCGGTCGGTTTTTTCAGATACAAATGTTCCGGGCAGCCCAGTTCTTTGAGCAGGGCACGGCCTTGGCGCTTGTTCAGGCCGAAAATCGGCGTGATGTCCGCCGCTCCGTCTCCATGCTTCGTGAAAAAGCCGGAGATCGCTTCGGCCGCATGGTCGGTGCCGATGACGAGCGTGCGGGTGTGCGCGCCGACGTCGTACTGCGCTTTCATGCGTTCACGGGCTTTGATGTTGCCTTTGAGAAAGTCGCTGAGTGTCTCGCCGGTCGCTTGTTGGAACGCTTCATAGGAAGCATCGACGGCGGGCTTGATGTTCACCGTCACGAGGCGGGTCGGTTGAATCCACTCTCTCGCGTCTTGGGCGTCTTGCTCGTCAGCTTGCACGCCGTACGGAAGGCGCATCGCGATGAATTGGTACTCACCATCACCGTGCTCTGCGTTCAGTTCATGAATGGCGAGTTGCGCCAGTTTGCCGGACAGCGTGGAATCTTGACCTCCGGAGAGGCCGAGCACGTAGCCGCGCACGCCGGTTTTGAGCGCGTATTGTTTTAAAAAGTCGACACGCTTGCGAATTTCTGCTTGCGGATCGATCTCCGGTTGCACGCCGAGCGTTTCGATGATGTCTGCTTGCAGGGAAGTCGTCATGGGGTTTCCCACTCCTTTGACTACTTTCATTAGTAGTTTCTTTCTAGTGTAATAGATGTGTTATTTTTTGTCATCTGCCCCGTGGTGCTCGTGGATCAGGCGCATCTTCATGTCCCAGACTTCTTGGGAGAGGTCGACCGGGTAGATTTCCGGGTTCAGGACGCGCAGATACTCCGGCCAGAAGAGGTTTTTCTGCTCCTCATGGTAGTCGCGAATCTCTTGGAGGGTCGGCAGGTTGTAGACCAGTTCGCCGTTTACAAAAATCGGCTTGAGCAGTTCCTGCGCTTCATACTCCGTCACGAACTTGTGGATGTAGGTGTGAACCGGGTCGAACAGTTTGATGCGGCCGCCTTCGCGAACGTCCGTTTCCGTGGTCAGGGCGATGTAGTCCGCCTCCGCTTTGCCCGTTGCCGTGTTGACGATGCGGTAGACCGTTTTGAAACCGGGGGTCGTGATCTTCTCCGGATTGCCGGAAATCTTGATGGTCGGGATGTAGACGCCGTTTTTTTCCCGAGCGACGAGTTTGTAAACGCCGCCAAGCGACGGTTGGTCCGCGGCGGTGATCAGTTGGGTGCCGACGCCCCACGTGTCGATTTTGGCTCCCTCCGACTTCAAGTGCAAAATCGTGTGTTCGTCGAGGTCGTTGGAAGCCACGATCCCCACGTAGTTCAGTCCCGCTTCGTCGAGCATCTGACGCGCTTGCTTGGAGAGATAGGCGAGGTCGCCGGAGTCGAGACGGATCGCGCCCATGCGCTTGCCTTGCTCCTCCATGTGCTTCGCGACTTTGATCGCATTGGGAACGCCGGACTTGAGCGTGTCGTAGGTATCGACGAGCAGAGTCACGGTGTTCGGGAGAGCTTCTGCAAAGCGTTCGAAGGCATCCACTTCGGTGTCATGGTCTTGCACCCATGCGTGTGCGTGCGTGCCTTTTGCCGGAATTCCAAACAGCATGCCGGCGCGTACGTTGGAGGTGGCGTGAAAGCCGGCGATATAAGAAGCGCGTGCTCCCCACACGGCTGCGTCCGCTTCTTGGGCACGGCGGGTGCCGAATTCAAGCAGTCCGTCCTCGGGGGCCACTTGCTTGATACGCGCCGCTTTGGTGGCGATGAGCGTCTGGTAGTTCATGAAGTTCAGGAGCGCCGTCTCGATCAATTGCGCTTCAAAAATGCGCCCTTCGATGCGAATCAGCGGTTCGTTTGGAAATACAATCGTGCCCTCTTCCACGCTGTACAAGTCCCCCGTGAAGCGAAACTCGCGCAGAGCATCGAGGAATTTCGGGTCGTAGTCCTCCTCCTGCGTGGCGAGGTAGGCGATGCACTCCTCCGAGAAGCGCAGGTTTTTCAAATAATCCACGATGCGTTCCAGCCCCGCAAAAACGGCGAACCCGTTTTGAAAAGGACGCTTGCGGAAAAACGCTTCAAACACAGACTTCTGATCCTGCGTCCCGTGGTACCAGTGGGCGTACATCATGTTGATCTGGTACTTGTCGGTGTGTAAGGCTAGGTCGTGTACGTTCATTTCGCTGCCTCCCAAATTCGAACGACATTGGCTCCCAGCGTATCCTTGAAGTGGCCGAGCGCCCAGTCGTGACCAGCTTGATTAAAACTTGCGACGGCGTCTTCGTGGATGGTGATCTGGAAGCCTTTGTTATACGCGTCAACGGCGGTGTGCAGGACGCAGATGTCGGTGCAGACGCCGATCAGATGAATTTCGGTGATGCCCCGCTCGCGCAGTTTGATCTCCAAGTCCGTTCCGGCAAACGAGCTGTAGCGGGTCTTATCCATCCAATGAATCCGCTCTTTGTGCGCGTCGTAGAGAACGCCTAGCATCCCGAGCTTGCCGTAGAGGTCGCGGCCACCGGTGTGGCGGATGTTGTGCGGCGGGAACAGCTTGGTTTCCGGATGGTACGGGTCGTTTTCCTCATGTACGTCAACCGCCATCACCACGTAGTCGCCGTGGACCAGAAATTCGTGGGTCAACGTCGCGATGCGGTCTTCGATGTCGATGGCCGGTTGCCCGACCGGCAGACGACCCACGACGAAATCATACGTATAATCGATGACAATCAAAGCTTTCATAAAAAGTTCCCCTCCCAGGGTCACGTATTTACGTTATTGGTAGATCGAAACGACCGGCTCGAATCCGGTGAACTTGTAAAGTTGCGCATGGCGTTGCGAGTTGCGGTTGGTGGTTTTCTTCTGCCCATTCTCGTCCCTGACTTCCTCGATCAGCCCTTGGCGGGTCTGCGTGGCGGTGACTTTGCGTTTGAAGTTCGGTTCTTCAAACCCGGGGCAGACCGTTTGGATCACTTGGTAGAGCTCGGCGATGGTGAATTCCTCCGGCAGAAACTCCCGTGCGATCGTGGTGGTCAGCATCTTGTGCCGGACGCGTTGGAGAGCGTCCGCCAAGATCTCGCGGTGGTCGAAAGCGAGTTCCAGATTCGTGAGGGCTTCGTCCACGGAGAACAGTTTGACGTCGGCGGCGTCATCGGCGGCCTGACGAGCTGCGAGAATTTGTTCTTGGACGAGGGCAAAGTAGGCATGTGAGATAATCCAGCCGCGCGGATCGCGGTTCGGTGTGGAGTAGACGTTGAAGTATTCGAGGTACGGCGATTCGACGCCGGTCTCCTCTTGCAGTTCTCGGCGGGCCGATTCGTAGAGCGTCTCGGTCGGCTTGGAAAAACCGCCGGGCAACGCCCATTTGCCTTCGTCGGGCCATTGCTTGCGCTGAATCAACAACACTTGCAGTTCGCGGCGGGGCAGGACTTTTTTGTTCACCTGCGCCTCATCGGACACGATGGTAAAAATCACGATGTCACACGGCGCCCCGTCCGGCGTGCGGTATTTTTTTGCTGTATAGTTTGCGGCATTCTCAGGCGTTTCCATGCAACCACCTCGAAGGTTTCGATAAAGTCATTTTGATACATTCATTATAACCATATTACCAGAAAACGTGCAACCCATTTTTCGGTAAAAAAAGATCCACCGTCGCAGGACGGTGGATCTGCTTTTTCAATACGATTTGTAACGAGAACCTGTGTAGTACTCGCGTTGGACATGCCTGAGATCCGTTTTCATTCAAACAGTTTAGGCCAGCAATGGATCATGAACCGGGATTTTCGCTTGCGATAAAGCTGCTTTTAAACCCTTGTCTGAGGTCACGACAGTAATCTCAGTCTCAGTGCGTTTCTTATATAGTATTGCTGTAGCTGCAATGAGAGCATCTTGAGAACCAAAATTGTATTTATCTGCGTAATCGATCAAAAAGTCCTTAGCAACAGAAATATGCTCACTATCAAGGGAAATAACCTTCGCACGAATTCCCCCAGAAGCATTAAGACTATCCGAAACTAATTTTATCAAACTTTTAAACATTTTATTTTTTATTCCTTTTCGGCCTGGTGTAGACCACTCCTGCTCGCAATATCCACTATTTATATTTCTTGTACAAAGTTGTACTTGTTGTTGTATGCCTCTTCTGTCTTTCCCTAAAACAGAGTAAATTTCCATAGCGGATATCTCAGATAAATAAAATTCAACTACCCCTCCCTTCATTAGCAGGCTCTCTAACTTTGTTTTTTTATCTTGGGAACCCATACTAAAAAACAAATGGTACGCATTCGTATCTAAAAGAAATGATTTCACCATACATCATTCCTCTTCGATGTTGTTGTTAGAGTTTATATTATCGATTAAATCATGAGCTTCATCAAGAGAAAAAGGCTCAAGTTTATCCTTGATTATTTTTACAGTTTTTCTTAAGTCAGCTCCAGCTCCTTTGTTAATATAGGCATCAACTCCTAGATTGATAAACTTACTCATCATCGTGTGATCGTTTATGTTGTTAGTGTAGACAACAACTACAACGTATGGGTCAATTTCACGAATTCTCTCTAAAACTACGTCACCTTTCAGTCCAGGAAGAATAATATCCAATACAACTAAGTCATAGGCTCCTTTTTTAAATTTATCAGCAGCCTCTTTCCCATTTTTCATCCATTCAACATCTATCTTCTCATCTTCAAGTGCTTTTTTTAAGAACTTACCCGTGATATCCTCATCTTCCACGATTAGCACTTTATCACTCATGTCTTATGGCCTCCTTTGGTAGTTCGATAATAAACATTGCTCCATCTGTATAATCATAATCAAGGTAGATGGATCCACCTTGATATTTTAACAGATTCCAAATAATAAACAAACCCAACCCTTGACCCTGACCAGTTGGTTTTGTTGTGAAAAAAGGCTCAAATATTTTTCTTCTATTTTCAGGAGATATCCCCACCCCGTTATCTTGAAACAAAATACGTACCTTACTGCCTTCCTCTAAGACTCGAATCAGTATCTTTTTACTTTTCCGGCGAGAGATCTGCAATGAGTGGATAGAGTTGATCAATAGATTACTTATTATCTGATCAAACATTGCCGGATCTCCATACATACTCACGTCGTTAGGAAGAATATAGTCAACATTAATGTCATTAGTCATCAACCTAGTTTTTTCGGCATTCACCCTAGTTTTTATTCTATCCGAAGCACTATATTTGACGTTAGAATTTTTTGTTGTAGTAAGAGGAGAGAGCCTGTTCATTAAATTACCCATTCGCTCTGTTTCTAATAATATAGTTTGGAATAAATCACGAATAGTGTCGCCATCAAGTTCCTCAACCTTTTTACCGAGATAATATTGTATCATAAATCGAACGTTCGTAATAGGTTGTCCTAATTCATGTGAAATCCCTTGAGTAAGATTGGCTAATGCCTCCAACCTTTTACTATTTTCTATCGCTGACCATACACTGGCCTCTGAATCATTTATCGCAT
It encodes:
- a CDS encoding cysteine hydrolase family protein, whose product is MKALIVIDYTYDFVVGRLPVGQPAIDIEDRIATLTHEFLVHGDYVVMAVDVHEENDPYHPETKLFPPHNIRHTGGRDLYGKLGMLGVLYDAHKERIHWMDKTRYSSFAGTDLEIKLRERGITEIHLIGVCTDICVLHTAVDAYNKGFQITIHEDAVASFNQAGHDWALGHFKDTLGANVVRIWEAAK
- a CDS encoding response regulator, with translation MSDKVLIVEDEDITGKFLKKALEDEKIDVEWMKNGKEAADKFKKGAYDLVVLDIILPGLKGDVVLERIREIDPYVVVVVYTNNINDHTMMSKFINLGVDAYINKGAGADLRKTVKIIKDKLEPFSLDEAHDLIDNINSNNNIEEE
- a CDS encoding SDR family oxidoreductase — translated: MNRKVVLITGTSSGFGLLTSVALLREGYYVVATMRDLTKQTALKQAVREAGLSLADMEIQPLDVTSEASIQSVVDDVLGRLGQIDVLINNAGYAHGGFIEEISMQEYREQFETNFFGAVAMTKAVLPSMRERRRGKIVMISSISGRFGFPGMSPYTSSKYALEGFSESLRHEMRPFGVQVVLVEPASYRTAIWAKGIERGGEIVDDSPYAPAMKKMARYAEAMDQRGSDPREVITLISRVLREREPALRHPIGKGLRPLLLLLKFLPQRMVDKMVAKRM
- a CDS encoding nicotinate phosphoribosyltransferase, whose product is MNVHDLALHTDKYQINMMYAHWYHGTQDQKSVFEAFFRKRPFQNGFAVFAGLERIVDYLKNLRFSEECIAYLATQEEDYDPKFLDALREFRFTGDLYSVEEGTIVFPNEPLIRIEGRIFEAQLIETALLNFMNYQTLIATKAARIKQVAPEDGLLEFGTRRAQEADAAVWGARASYIAGFHATSNVRAGMLFGIPAKGTHAHAWVQDHDTEVDAFERFAEALPNTVTLLVDTYDTLKSGVPNAIKVAKHMEEQGKRMGAIRLDSGDLAYLSKQARQMLDEAGLNYVGIVASNDLDEHTILHLKSEGAKIDTWGVGTQLITAADQPSLGGVYKLVAREKNGVYIPTIKISGNPEKITTPGFKTVYRIVNTATGKAEADYIALTTETDVREGGRIKLFDPVHTYIHKFVTEYEAQELLKPIFVNGELVYNLPTLQEIRDYHEEQKNLFWPEYLRVLNPEIYPVDLSQEVWDMKMRLIHEHHGADDKK
- the nadE gene encoding ammonia-dependent NAD(+) synthetase, translating into MTTSLQADIIETLGVQPEIDPQAEIRKRVDFLKQYALKTGVRGYVLGLSGGQDSTLSGKLAQLAIHELNAEHGDGEYQFIAMRLPYGVQADEQDAQDAREWIQPTRLVTVNIKPAVDASYEAFQQATGETLSDFLKGNIKARERMKAQYDVGAHTRTLVIGTDHAAEAISGFFTKHGDGAADITPIFGLNKRQGRALLKELGCPEHLYLKKPTADLEENRPSLPDEDALGVTYDQIDDYLEGKTIADDARAIIEKRYLATEHKRRPPVTVFDTWWK
- a CDS encoding copper amine oxidase N-terminal domain-containing protein, translating into MKKWIRSAAGVVLATSLLASGISGGTASAAQKIRVLVQDQEVLLSTPAVMDHDRVLVPLRGVVQQVGGYTEWDDVLQTAKVSLGDRTVIFPINSATMGVTSGLSMTPDWKVIDVPAQIIENRTMVPLRALGEGLGLTVKWDAATSTVKIYTQDRSPTNQPSQNQGQGGTGNSTGQGTTPSTPTPTPVPIDPNTGTVVSESLPITKSLGDVSVTVTSMEVLAMETIFHVRVDNNSTEPVYLLAGMSTMTSGQGKKVKHQGDHLDPSLIDSVEPNRSQEGFIAIPGNPIGSTLVLTTNLYGTRTPLIFPISF
- a CDS encoding sensor domain-containing protein → MDGGRKLGYGVFGASDERFRLIIENVTDMIAVLDNEGTILYASPSHAFVLGQEPAYYEGTSSFQFIHPEDVPHVQEVIAHMHVSQKQAQAEFRFRSTFGWKQLEVRGMPVLSDAGNIDGFVIVGRDITLRKEAERRLAESEQRYKSLYEQNIDAVFSFDENGKFRSGNPAWEKLTGYTEAELLQNGSADHLIPDEDLDRIDVHLQKALRGEAQYYEMPILTKSGERVHVSVTNFPIVINEEIVGVFGIAKDITKRKRDEQMIYHLAYHDPLTKLPNRRLFLDRLQYALDAAREAQQMVAVMMLDLDRFKVINESLGHAIGDQILQEVAERLDSCIASEHTVARLGGDEFALLMPMLTDPDQAVETAQSILNAFTPPILVAGYEFHITSSIGIALYPEDGCDVNTLLKHADTAMYIAKDQGKNNFQHNRAGKNEQVFQYMELENDLRKALEREQFVVYYQPQININTGLVIGVEALVRWQHPERGLVSPAQFIPLAEETGLIAQISEWVLREACRQARQWQVEKSQYFKVSVNLSSSQFQQMDMVDKVRRILQETELHPQYLDLEITESIAMHNIDFVISKLMQLERLGVHISIDDFGTGFSSLSYLKKFPIHTLKIDRSFIQDITTDPDDASIVTAIRWMARSLNLDVVVEGVETGEQLEFLRSIDCDKVQGFYYCKPVPAREFERLVTRGELMI
- a CDS encoding PIN domain-containing protein; translation: MVKSFLLDTNAYHLFFSMGSQDKKTKLESLLMKGGVVEFYLSEISAMEIYSVLGKDRRGIQQQVQLCTRNINSGYCEQEWSTPGRKGIKNKMFKSLIKLVSDSLNASGGIRAKVISLDSEHISVAKDFLIDYADKYNFGSQDALIAATAILYKKRTETEITVVTSDKGLKAALSQAKIPVHDPLLA
- a CDS encoding NUDIX hydrolase; the encoded protein is METPENAANYTAKKYRTPDGAPCDIVIFTIVSDEAQVNKKVLPRRELQVLLIQRKQWPDEGKWALPGGFSKPTETLYESARRELQEETGVESPYLEYFNVYSTPNRDPRGWIISHAYFALVQEQILAARQAADDAADVKLFSVDEALTNLELAFDHREILADALQRVRHKMLTTTIAREFLPEEFTIAELYQVIQTVCPGFEEPNFKRKVTATQTRQGLIEEVRDENGQKKTTNRNSQRHAQLYKFTGFEPVVSIYQ
- a CDS encoding ATP-binding protein; the protein is MFQQLFLQLLIVMLPSIVFQFLQLRRGFPQIVFQSPLISGLVWGATAILCCSFAFDAGNSYYWDLRFAPLVLAFMYSGLGSGLLSLGLFLAYRVLVIGGDFAVGAMGAAIFMMILPACAAWFGRKRPLKSGCRITLSILFSLVGTGTTSALFFYYRHLNKMPWPDPWLYPLLIVFVVLGVLVNCLFAEAIIKKVGVEIELMRIEKTGVISELAASVAHEVRNPLTVVRGFLQLLQERLELKEQDRQYMGLVMGELDRAESILGEYLSFAKPQIETFDSVDVSALVESLGTIVLPLSNASGVQFVLEVEPGLVIEGDRSKLQQCLLNITKNAIEACMGAAKAEVKVIADRHQDAVRIRVVDNGCGMSQEHVRRLGTPYYSMKDKGTGLGLMTTFRLVEAMRGKLKFHSRQGAGTTAVLQFASVQGQGDDLL